CCCTGGATTGTGGGCCTGTGGCTAAAAGTTATGCTTTCCTGGATCATAATCTCGACATGGCCCTAAGTGCCCTGTCCCTGCACCAGATTTTCTGAACTCAGCTTAATTCAGCTCCCCAAACTCAGTAGGAAGTGCTGAGAGATGGGAACGGGACTGTCCCCCAAGAATAACCCCTGGTGCACAGGTCTGGACAACGGCAGTGGAGGGACAGACCTAGATTGGAGGTGGAGGAAATCTGAGGGTGGATGGCTGGGCACCTCTGCGTGTCCCTCCTATgcttcttccttccctgcccacctcccaccagGACCAGGAGCCTGGCGCTAAGCTCCTGCAGGCGGTGGCTTCCACAAAAGTGTCTATGGACTGGGGACAACCCCTTCTGCAAACCCTGCCCCAGTGCACCTGGAGAGGCATGTCTTGCTCCATGCCCTCCCTTCCATACAGCgcctcctcttccaggaagccttcccagactgACAGAGAACTTGCCTTTTCTCATTTGTCCCTCACAAGGACCCTGTGTGGGCAGGGGGATCTCTGTCCTTTTTACCGATGAGGTGACTGAACCCACAGAAGtcactccctccccccacttccatctggtgaggggcagagctgggagtaAAGTCAGGCCTGGCTCCAGCCTTGGTGTGGATGGTGACTGGGGCAGGGGAGCCTGCAGAGGTGTCCCTCCAACCCAACCCGGCCTTTAGGCCGGGCCTCTGCCCACCCCAAACTGCCATGACCCACTTCCAAGGCATGGGCAGCCCCTATTCCACTCTAGAGAAGGGTCACTGAGGCCTTTTCTGGCTCACCAACCCCAGGCAGAACCCTCCACGCCACCCCATGCTTCCTGAGCCCTTGGAGTGTCATGGTGCTGGTGGGCTGTCTCCAAGCACACACAAAAGTGCCCGAGGGGCTGCCCTTCGGGGGCACCCAGACCAGCCTCCTGCCTTGGCTCTCTTGGAGGGCtgctgggatggagggaggggctcTGATCACTGTGGGGGTGGAGGCTCTGGGGCCAAAGTTAACCTCACTACACCCATGGGGGACATCTGTGTCACCCCCAACCACAGAGGAGACTGACGCTAGAACGGGGCAGCCGTTGGCCCAGGTCTCACCCCAGGCAGCCTGGGGAAGTGCATGCCCTAGTACAGCACCCCCAGAAACCGGAGGGCTGAGATGATGGCCGGTCAGGAGGAACAAGAGGCTGAGGGGACCATCCACGCCCCCGCCGTGGCTGTACCTGCCCCATTTCATCCCCAAGCAAACCAGGGGAGCAAGTTCTATTATCATGGTCCCACGCTCCCGCTGGGAGGACTGAGGACTCTTGCCCCTCTGAACTACAgcacaggggagggagagagaactcAACGGCCTGGCCAGCCTCCTCCCTGCACCTGGTGGTGGCCTCCAGCTCCATCCCCCAAGATCTGTCCCTAAGGACGAGAAGCGgttgtggtggggggggggggcggccttGCCCTGTTCCCACACCAACCAGGCTTCTGTGACCTGCCCTGCTCCCTCtcagccctcccccagcccctcccctgcagctctgtgggccccacctccccttcagGCCCAGCCAGGCACCTCTGCACCTGGGCACCTGCTGCTGCCTCTGTCGGGAGggctctttccctctcccctcccccccgccctcccctccccctgcaccaCCCCCCCCTTCTGCTCCTCCCACCCAGCTGCGCTGTCTCCTGTGCCTACCTCACCTCGCTCTCTGACTTACTCtgtcatttacttatttaacttGCTGACCGGCTCTCTTCCCAATAGAGCAGAGCCCCccacccagctctgcccctgcagCTCGAGGTGGCGGCAGTGCTCACACCGGCCCACCCTGGAGTAACAGGTCCCAGGGCTGTGCTTCCACGAGCTCTGCGTACTGATCCATGTACGTGTCCTGCAGTGACCCAGCCAGAGCGTCTCACCCACTGACACACATCTGGAAGGGCCACTTTTTGACACCTTCTGCCACTCACACCCACAGTGACGAAGTCACGTGCCCCACCCTGGGAAGGCGTGGCTCCCACCCCCACGGCAGCACTTGAGGAAAGCCTCGGGCCGGTGGTGGGTGCAGGCCAGGGAGCCCTGCCACCTTCCTCCGGTGCCCATCTGGCCacgccccagccccctcccacacCCCAAACGATGGGGTCCCCGAGGATAGGGAGGTTTCAGCTGTGTGGCGGCCCCAGGCAGTGGGGGTGGAGCTGGGGCTGAGCCAGTGCCTGcatggggtgggcggggctccaTTCACCACCGTATCTGGGGGGGATGAGTGTGGGGTCAGCAGGAGCTGACAAGCGGGATGCTGGGAGCAGGTGGGAGTTAGCGGGAAAGGTGAGGAAGGAAGAGGCACCTGGGACAGGAATCAGAGAGCCCTGAGGCCCCAGGGCTACAGTCAGATCCCTCAGGAGCTGGGGGtgagggcactggggagccacagGCGGCTCCTGCCTGGAGTTGAAGAGGAGAGACCAGAGGCACGAGGGAGAAGCTGGGGTCAGGTCTGGGTGGACCCTAACCATGGCCAGTGGTGTTTAAAACCCCTTGTGTCTCAGGGAAGTAGTGGGCTGTGCCCCCTGCCAGGGCCAGGTCGTCAGCTGCTCGCTGGGGCACCTGTGCCCTACAGAGAGCTTGAGGGGGCCTCGAGGGGACCCCGCCCCTGTCCCCTGGGTCTGACACTGCGGGAGAAGGGGCAGCGGAACTCTCCTTAACAGAGGGACTGGCCACTGCATCCTTGTCGACTGGCCTCTGGGGTCCAGCTGGGCCCTACTGAGCGACCTTGAGGACAGTGCCTCAGCCCAGCACCCATCCAGGACCATTCCCAGGAGGCCATCGGGCGATCTGGAACCTGGCACATGCTGGACACTCCACCGTGGCACTCCTGGGCCCCTCTCTGaggacagggtgggagggaggagagtcaGGGGAAGGCCCgtgggagaggagtggggggCAGCCTCCTGGGGGCTGGGCCCCGACTGAAGTGATGCAGGTGTCGAGGTGGAGTTGCAAGGGACATGGCCGGGGCCACAAGGCAGAGGCCAAGGCGCCCGCCCTGTGGGGACCGGGAAGGGAGGGAACGGTGGGATGGGGGGCAGAGGCAAGTCGGGGGGCGGCAGAGCGTGGCTCTCTGGGAAGGCAGTGGCCCAGCGATGGGGAACAGTTCCCCTTGAGGCTGGCATGGCCGATCCCAGCTGGCCTCAGGACACCTAACTGGGGCGTCCGCCAGCAAGCGCtccagaggcagggaggccagtgtggAGGAAGTGGCAAGGCTCAGGGTAGTGCCAGGGCCCAGAGGGCTAGGAGGAGGCTGCTGTTGCAGGCAGCTGGAGCACGCCTCCCGCACGCTGCGCCCATCAACACTGGGCCGAGGTCCCACACCCACAGTCTGCTTCTTGCAGCACCACCCCCTGACTCCTGGGGGCGtctccctgcagcccctccaTCCTCCCAAACCTGTTTCCTCCTGCGATCCCACCCGGCCCCCAAAGAAAACCTTCTGGTCTCCACACCCCCTGCCCTGTGGCTTCAGCCCCGAGCGCCCTAGAAATGCTGGTTCTTGCCGCCCTGAGGTTCAGGGCGTCTGCATTTTAGCAGGATTCTAGCTTGGCGCCCGAGTCCTGAGAATGTTCCCGACCCGTTCTCCTCCCTAGGCGAGGACGCCAGGTCAGCCTGGAAGCTCCCTgaaggagggggtggaggaggagatggaggcGGGAGAGCGCGCCCGGAGCACTCGGTCTGCCCCTCCCCTGCGCCTGCCCCTCCGCGTCCCCTCCTCCGCCCCCGCCTGCCAGCCTTCTTTCCTCCGGGGTCGCGGCTAATCGGCTGTGACAACTCGAGCCCTCAGCAGCTGAGCGGTGTCACCGCGAATTAGGCCGGCGCTGAGCCCGCCAACGGCAAATTACTCGTCGCTGCTGCGCTGGGGCCGCGGGCGAGgctgcggcggtggcggcgggaGCCTCGTGAACGGCCCAAGGGCAGGTGTGCCGGGAGCTCGGCGCCAGCGAGGGTGTGGTGGGAGCGAGGGGTGCCCCACAGCGGCCCTGCCCGCCTTGCCCTGCCCTCCCCCGCAGCCCAGCGCTCCCAGCACTGCAGCCCCCGCCGGTCCGGTCCTTCCAACTCCCGCCCTGCTGCCTTCCCCAGCCCCGCGCCCTCACCCCCAGGTCCACGCCCACCTTCTCTAACTTTCTTCCCAGCCCCGTTGTTGATCTGCTCTCCTTTTAGCAAAACTTCCCCCACAGTGACCTGGGCCCACTGTCCCACTTCCCGGGCCCCAGCGCTGCCCCGCCAGCTCACCAGCAGCAAACGCAGGACGGCCCTTCCGCCTCCTCTGCTGGTCCGGCCCCCAGGCTGGAGGGCAGCCTCCCACCAGAATAGGACCCCCAGGCAGTGGGCTGTCTGTCCGGTTCCCAGTTCTGTCCTCACCTTCTGGCATAGACCttagcacacagcaggtgccccATGAATAgtcttgagtgaatgaatgagtcccCTCCCCCTGGAGGAAAGGCAGACTTTTCTCCAGGCTGGCCCTCCTTCGATCCGGTGTGCTGTCCCCGTGGTGGCCAGGCGGGCTGGGCTTGTATCTGGGAGAGCAGGGGTGAGACCAGCCTCCCTGCACCCCAGCAGGGCCTCCCTGGCCCGTGGCCAGACTCTGTGGCCTCAGTGCTGACAGTGTAGCTGGGCCCAGGGAGGTGACAGAGCTGGTCCTGTGGAGTCAGAGCCGCAGGCAGGGCTACGGGCTGTGCGGGGGGGCAGCTTTGGACCTCCACGGGACTGGTGGCCCTTCCCTGTCCCCCACTGTCCCCTCAAGTGCTGGGGACAACGCAACCTGTCATCTCTGTGGCCAGCTCAAACCTGCCACTTGTCTGCTTCCCCGAGCGGCTAGAGGTGAGAAGACCCAGGCCCACTGGGGTCTGGGTGACTTGTCCTGACGCCCAATGCTCACCCTGTCCCAAGTCCCTCCGCCTGGGGCCAGAGAGTCCCAGGGCCGGTGCCACGGGATGCTTTGACCCTTCCTTGGGCTccaggctcccagccctgcctggtggGCAGGTCACACAGCCCCGGCCCCACCAGTTCCCCACAGGTCAGTCTGCAGCTCGgaatccttcacagctccctgcgCCCTTCTAGGCCAGGCCCGCCCGGCATCACGCAGGCCCAGCCCGGGTCTGGACCTGGTACCCGCCGAGAGAGTGTATTCTGGACATGGAGCCCCCAGTCCAGTGCAGCTGGTGATGGTTCCcactggggcagggcctggcctTTACCACATGGCGGGGGACGCGAGGTGAGCCTGAAGAGGGCGCTGCTCTTGGTCCAGGCAGCGGGAGGAGGCCTCCATCCTGGAGGGCGCCTCCATCCGGGAGGGCATCTGGAGCCGCACTAGTGGCACGGAGGACCCAGGCTGGCCAGAGGGAGAGGACAAAGGGGCAGGTGGGGCAGCCGTAGGGCCCGGAGCCGGGCAGTAGCTGAGGGTGGCACTGCCCTGGGGTGGCCAGTGTCAGAGCTCATGAGGTCACAGGGCCAGGACGTGGGGTGAAGGGCCTGGGACAGAAAACCCACGcgtccctgtgtgtgtctgtgcaggtCCCGCGTGTGCCGTCATGGGTTCCGGGATCTGTGTGCTCCCGGGCACGTCCAgtcctgtgtgtgcgtgtgtacgtGGGTCTGTGCATTTGCACGTCTCAGCCACGCGTGTGGCTGTGTCTATCTGCGTGTGCGCCCatcctggggaggggggaggccagGCAAGAGGACACCTTGGCCTTGGCCGGCCCCACCCAGGAGCAGCTATAAATAGGAGGCCGGGGCGGGGCCAGCGGACAGCCATCCGCTGCAGAGGGCTGGGCTGGTGTGGAAATGGagagaggcgggggagggggcgctgCCGACTGTGAACAGAAGTGGGGGCCCCAGTACCCAGCAGCCCTGGGCATCCCCTAGGGCCAGCAGCTGGGGAAGGGGCCCAGGGCCCGCCTCGGTCCCCTCGAATCCCAGCTCAGGGTTTTTCCCGGAATCCTTAACCAGCTGGAGGACGAGGGCAGCAGCTGTGCCGTGTTCGCATGTGTTCGGAGTGTAGGGATCCTGGCACAAGGGGAAAATGAGGCCTAGCTGGGTGCTCTGTGTGTGGGGTGAGGGCCTGTAATGCAGGGGCGGAGCAGGGCCGGGATGGGGTGTGGGGTGCTGGGGCCTCAGCTCAGGCAGCCtccctgggctgggagctggggctgtCGGTGCAGGGGTGGCCCTGGGGATCCCAGCAGTCGGCAGCGAGCACAGCTGTGGTGGGCCAGGGCGGgggagaggtgagggagggggagagggactcCATCCTGCCACCCACCATCCGCAGTGGGGCAGCCATGCAGGGGAGTGTGTGGAGTGCACTGAGTGCGTGTGTGGGAGGCACAGCTGCACTGTTATCTACACGTGGATCTGTGTATGTCGAGTGTAAAGAGTGTGCACGTgtccagtgtgtgtgtatgctgccCTGTCCTCTCCAGGGCCACGGGTCACAGTCCGCTCACTCAGCCCCCAGGCCTCCGGAGGGCGACTCCTGGGCCCTCTGGGAACACGACGTCCTCATGCTGCCTTCCAGGCTGCCCCAAATCTGCTCTAATGTCCTAGACCGCCCCTACCCCGAACTGCCAccccctcctttcctccaggCACTCAGCCGCTGCTGTGTGTGTGGGTGATTGTCTCTCTCCCTTGGAATGCCAGGTGAGGGCTGTCATTTTGGTCCCTGCTGTGGTCCCcactgggcctggcacagagttggGACTCCAACTGAACGAAGtaacaaaggaatgaagaatgGATCCCcccagaggcaggggcaggggcagggggtggccAGGGTGCTTGGGGCCCCAAGGCCGCTGCTGCAGATTCTGCCTGTATGCTGGTTCTGGGGAGCCCCCTCCCGGAGGGCAGAGGATGGAGGTGTGAGCTGACAGCGTGCGAGGCTCTGGGATGGGCCCTGCCAGGAGTGACCAAGGCAAGGGCACCACCACGGCCCCCTGAACATCCAGGCTGGCACAGCAGCCCAGGGACCTTGGCATTGAGTGGAGGCTTGTCCTGCAGCCTGGACACTGCAGTCACCCCTACCCCAGGCGGGGGCCCTCGCTGCCCCGCCAGCTCCCTCTCAGACCCGTCCAGGTGGCTCCAGGGATCTCGGTGCTGCCACTGCCCTCCCCACACCTACAGGGACACAAGTCCCATCACACTCATACAGGCAGATAGAGACACACCTGAGCACTGGCTGTCACACGCCCGAGGTCCCCCTGCTCTCGGGGCCCCAGGCCCAGTGAGGTGGAGTCGCTCCACCACGCACCTCCCtctcccgcccccacccctgggccccgccccgcccctggcTGCAGCAGCACCTCCCTCGTGGGCAGAAGCTCCGCCCCCAGCACCTGCCCGACGGCGCCCGGCTAGGAGGAGGGAGCAGGTAGGGGGCCTAAGCTCTGCACTCCTGGAGGACTCAGAGGTGCTCCAGGGGCTCAGAGATGCTTTCCACAGGCTGGCTGCTTTCCTGCAGGAGTTCGTGGATCCCCTGAAAGCTTTTGGGAAAAGATCTGTCTCTAAACACAAAACTAAGcgttcctcctgcctcccccaaTAATTGCCCTGTCCTCCGTGTTCATTTGTCTTCTCCATCTTATCCTAGAGGGAAaaccagaggaaagaagaggtgggggaagaaaggaaggaaaaagaaagagggaagcagggaggaaaaagcaaaagaaaatagaagaggaaagtgAAACCAACCCCAGCGCTCAGCCCCTCGCTCAGGCCCGCCCTGCAGAGGAACCCGGGCGCGGGGGCGGGGGTACTTCCCGagcctccccgccccaccccagccccactgcccGGTCCAGGCCCCGAGTACTGGGCTCTGAGAGGCCTGGGGtgctggagggagagggatgaGCGCGGCTCCCTGCCCACCAACCCCTCCCCGCAAAAGAAGACCGACCGTCAGGCTGCCCGGCCCTCAGCCCTCCATCCGCTTTCTCTGCCCGGAGGATGACTCTCCAACGGCCCCTCAGGCGGCAGCAGTGGAAACTAAGGCGCCCTCATCTAAACCAGCCAGAGGACCGGCCCTCGCGCGCACCCGGACTCCGGGCCCCTCGCGTCGGCAGGAGTCTGAGCCGCGGGGCGTCCTGAGGTTGGCTGGGACCCGCCGCGTGCTCCCCACCCCCTCGCCACGCTGCAGTCTCCCCAACTGCTCCCCTTAACTCGCTCCCCCACGCCCACacttctccttctctctgcacCAGCGTTTTTGCCCGCGGAGAGGGCAGCTTGCTCCCCTCCCTGGGGCTTGGAGGACTCAGCCCCCGGGTTTGGGGATTTCGCTCAAACCCTCACGGAGACCCAACCTCTCAGTTCTAAGTTTCATTCTAAGGCAAAGAGGGAGGGGGCAGCCCCCGGCTTTTCTCTGTCTTGCAGACAGAGGCACTAAAACAAACTCAGGCGACATCCTCGCGGGACCTGCAGCTGTCCCGGCCCCGAGGAGGAGCCTTGCTGTCCGCAGACAGAAAAGCGGGGAGCCTTGGCGAGTTCCGTGGCAAGCTCTTCTCCAAATGCGCAAACCGTAGACTTCACCGGACTCCACCCCCTCCAGTCGTGAACAGAGGTAACAGTCAAGTATCTTACGGCGGCCCCAGCTCTCAGCGTGAAGTTCCCAGAGGTGCCGCCCTCCCTGGTGCCCTTGCAGTCCAGGCCTCGGCCCTTCAGGTGGGAGACCGCAGGCTCAGAAGAGCTGAGGACGGCGCTTGCCACCAGGACGCATCGGCGCTGTGTGTGGGGTCACCCCCAAGGACGGCCTCACGCACCGGGCCGCATCCTGCCTTAGTGGGGCCGGGGCCGCCCTGTGCGGCCCTCCTCCCAGTGGGGCAGCCCAGGGGCGGCAGGGCAGGTGCCTGCGGGTCGGGCCCTGACAGCAGCCTTTTTTAACAACTCGGGTCAGTCTCTCCCTGTCGGCCCAGGCGGGTCACCCAGAGCTAAGGCAGGGCCCAGTTCAGGGacctccttttctttctattcAGGAAGAAATATGGCAAAAACGAAAGCCACAGAAAAACCAGCCAGGCTCCAGGGATTTTTGGATCTAAACcgatttattttgtgtgtgtttttctctttcttcagtttcgtagcaaaaggaaaaagaacccaACGAATACAACAACACAACGAAACTTGCAACGAATTGGAGTCTCCTGCGCCCAGCAGAAGCAGGCGCTGGAGGAGGGCAGGATGGGCTGCGGTCCGGGGCCGGGGGCCTGCAGGGGCCGGAGCAccggcctccccaccccctcttccGGCTACTCCAAAAAGTGATCAGCTCTTAAAAGAAGAATCCACAAAAAacgaaacacattttaaattaaaataaaaacactttctcCACCCGCCCCCATGCCAGGAGATTCAGGCGAAacctcctctttaaaaaaattgtttttctgctAGAAATACTGtgcattactttttttctttcacttctcttgagggttaaaataagatatattttCGCGGGAGTCATAAATACGATCTGGTGCATAGAGAAATAGCAGCTCGGGAGTCTGGGCcagctcccacccccctccccccgtgGAGTACAGTAGGGCAGCAGGACTGAACACAGCATGGATAATGCTCCTCGGCTTCAATCTCTAGGGGACGCCAgtggcagggtggggggcaggcaggcaggagggcaggcaggggccaggccCCTCCGAGCGAGCGACACATGCTGGGACACACGACGTCCGAGGGCAACCCCGGCCGGGAAGCAGGGAGCTTCCTCTAAGGGTTTCTTTTCTAATCAccgaacaaaataaatataaatacttcGAAAATAAGACCGCTTTAAAAAGGAGTAGAAAAGGGCAGGGTAGGGAGGCCAAAAGGAAGTAAACGAAGGAGCGCGAAGGAGCgcggggcggcggcggaggcCCTCGCGGCGGTCCGGGTGAGGTCGGGCGCAGAACCGCATCTCACGTATGTACAAGCGGACGCCAGGAAGGACTTCGACCCGGCCCAACTCTCCCGGGAAACGCCGCGCTCCGAGCAGAGGAGTCGTGGCAGCGTCAGGACGGTCACCCGGTAAGGTGCGCGGGCCGGGAGCGAGGAGGCCGCGCCGCGGGAAGGGGCTTCCAGTCTGGAGCCTGCAGACGTCGCAGCGGGTCTCGCGGGGCCGGCCCGGCCGAAAGGCGGCGGCGTTAACgcgggcgcgcgcgcgcgcgcgcgcggcgGGCGCCTCGGCCCGGCCATGCGTCCTCGCCCTGGGCCGCGGAGTCCGAGCCGAGGCCCCGGGCCGCCCGCGCGAGCCTCGTCTCGGCGGCGGCGCGGGCTCGGGGTCCGGTGCTCACAGGAAGAAGTCGGAAGCGCCCTTGGCCCCGACTCCCGGCGAGGACTCCCGCGGGAAGCCGGCTCCGCCCGCGCCCCCGGGGCCGCCCCGGCCGGCCAGCTTCTCGTATTTCTCCTTGTACAGGTCCCGCTCCTCGGCCAGGCGCCCCACCTCCAGCTTCAGCTGCTCCACCTGGCTCTGGAGCTGGCACTTCTCGCTCTCCAGAATGTGCCGCTGCTGCACCCGCTTGAAGCGGCATGACTGAGCGTAGCCGCGGTTCTTGAGCGTGCGCCGCTTCTGCTTCAGCCGGATGACCTCCTCCTTACTGAAGCCGCGGAGCTGCCTGTTTAGCTCGCGCACGGACATGGACACCAGCTGGTCGTCGGAGAAGCGCTCCTCCAGGCGCACGTGGTGGCCCGTGCCGCCGCCGCCATGGCCCGCGCCGccgtggtggtggtgatggtggtgggcgGCGTGGTGCGTGCCGTGGTGGTGGCCGGCGCCCATGTCgtccgcgccgccgccgccgcccgcatAGCCCTGGCCCCGGAAGGCCTCGTAGGCCGCGGCGGCCTCTGGGTGGTGGTGCGCACCGTGGTGCCCGGTGTGGTGGCCGCTGCCGATGAGCGCCTCCACCGCGTCCTCAGGCGTCAAGTTGAGCGCCTCGGGGTTCAGGTGGTGCTGGTAGCCGCTCATCCAGTACAGATCCTCCAGCGCCGGCTTCCCCGAGGCGCCCCCGACGGCGCCGGGGCCCCCGCTTGCCGGCCCCGGGGCAGCCCCGGCCTGCGCCGCGCCGCCGCCGGTGCCCGGGCTGGGCGCGCAGAAGCTGGGCGAGGAGGGCACGGAGGAGCAGGGCGTGCTGAGCGGCGTCGAGGATAGCGAGCCGGGCGGCAGACGGTGGCAGAAGCGCTCGGCCTCGGGCGGCTCCTTCTTCACCTCGAACTTCATCAGGTCGAAGTCATTGACGTACTCGATGGCCAGCGGGCTGCTGGGCAGCTCAGCGCCCATCGCCAGCTCCGCAGCCATCGCCCGGGGGGGCCCGCCGCCTCGCCCGGCTGAGCCCCAACAGGAGGCCGGGGGGGGGAGCCACGGGCCTCTCCCCCCCCTTCGCTCCCCACTGGCGGCGGGTCCCTGCGGGGGCGGCGGCGAGAGGCGCGGGCTCCTAGCTGAAGCTCGCGGGGAAAAGTTTCACGCAGCCAACTCAGGGGTGGCCACCGGGGACGCCGCCGGGCAGCCCTGGGTCGCTCCCCGGCGGGTGTAGGCCGGCCGCGGTCCCCTGTTCCCGAGCCGGCGGCCGGGCGGTGGCCCGGCGGGTGGCGGTGCGGCCACCGCCTCCGGCTGCTCGGGTTCCCCTCGCTCCGCCCGCGTACAGCCCGGCCCCGCCTCCACCGCCGAGCGCCGAGCTGTGCGCTTCCCCCTTATAGTGCCGGGCGCCTGGGCCCGCCTTTATGGGAGGGGTACGCGCCTCCGGGCCAATCGGAGCCCCAGACCCGTCGCTCTCATTTGCCTATCCCCATGGCAACCCGGAGCCCAGCTGTCAATCTCCTGCGGGGAACAGCTGTGGGAAGGGGTGGTGACCCGCcgccagggagaggaggggca
This sequence is a window from Orcinus orca chromosome 17, mOrcOrc1.1, whole genome shotgun sequence. Protein-coding genes within it:
- the MAFA gene encoding transcription factor MafA, which codes for MAAELAMGAELPSSPLAIEYVNDFDLMKFEVKKEPPEAERFCHRLPPGSLSSTPLSTPCSSVPSSPSFCAPSPGTGGGAAQAGAAPGPASGGPGAVGGASGKPALEDLYWMSGYQHHLNPEALNLTPEDAVEALIGSGHHTGHHGAHHHPEAAAAYEAFRGQGYAGGGGGADDMGAGHHHGTHHAAHHHHHHHGGAGHGGGGTGHHVRLEERFSDDQLVSMSVRELNRQLRGFSKEEVIRLKQKRRTLKNRGYAQSCRFKRVQQRHILESEKCQLQSQVEQLKLEVGRLAEERDLYKEKYEKLAGRGGPGGAGGAGFPRESSPGVGAKGASDFFL